Sequence from the Mycolicibacterium fluoranthenivorans genome:
GCCAGTCCAGCTTCTACTCCGACTGGTACAAGCCGGCCTGCGGCAAGTCCGGTTGCACCACCTACAAGTGGGAGACCTTCCTGACCTCGGAGCTGCCCGCGTGGCTGCAGACCAACCGTCAGGTGAAGCCGACCGGTGGCGCCGCCGTCGGTCTGTCGATGGCGGGTTCGGCGGCCATGACGCTGGCGATCTACCACCCGCAGCAGTTCATCTACGCCGGCTCGATGTCGGGCTTCCTGAACCTGTCCGAGGGCTGGTGGCCGTTCCTGGTGAACATCTCGATGGGTGACGCCGGTGGCTACAAGGCCGACGACATGTGGGGCAAGACCGGCGATCCCGGGAACGCCTGGAAGCGCAACGACCCGTTCGTGAACATCAACCAGCTGATCGCCAACAACACCCGGCTCTGGGTCTACTGCGGTAACGGCACCCCGTCGGAACTCAGCGGCGGCGCCAGCGCGGGCAACCTGTTCAACGCGAAGTTCCTCGAAGGCTTGACCATCCGCACCAACAAGACCTTCCGGGACACCTACATCGCCAACGGCGGCACCAACGCCGTGTTCAACTTCCCGGAGAACGGTGTGCACGACTGGCCGTACTGGGGCCAGCAGCTGCAGGCCATGAAGCCGGATATGCAGCGCGTGCTGGGCGCGGTGCCGACCGCCTGACCCGCGGTACAGCAACAACCTGAAGTCTGACGGCGGTGCCCCCTCGGGGACACCGCCGTCAGGCGTTTTCACAGCAGTGGACTGCGGTGATGTGGTTCACTACAACGCGGCGGTGGGGAGATTCGGTGACTTCGATGAGGTGGGATATGCGGCTGGGCGAGCGAAGCGACGGGAAACTCATCCGGGGCGAGCGAAGCGACGGGAAATCTCTCCTGCAGTCGGCGATCCGCAAGACGGTGCAGGCGACATGTGCGGCGTTGCTGGCGCTGGGGCTGTGGTCGACGGCCGGGGCTCCGGCCCACGCGGACGGGATCGAGTACCTCCAGGTGCCGTCGGCGGCGATGGGCCGCGATATCCCGGTGGCCTTTCAAGCCGGCGGGCCGCACGCGGTCTACCTCCTCGACGCGTTCAACGCCGCACCCGAGGTGAGCAACTGGGTCAATGCCGGCGCGTTCAACACCCTGGCCGGTAAGGGCATCTCGGTGGCCGCCCCGGCCGGTGGTGCGTTCAGCATGTACACGAACTGGGAGCAGGACGGCAGCAAGCAGTGGGAGACGTTCCTGTCTCAGGAGCTGCCGGACTGGCTGGCCGCGAACAAGGGCCTGGCCCCGACCGGGCACGGTGTCGTGGGTGCGGCCCAGGGCGGCACGGCGGCGCTGACGCTGGCGGAGTTCCACCCGGACCGGTTCCGCTATGCGGGCTCGATGTCGGGCTTCCTGACGGTCGGCAACACCTTCCTCAACGGTGCGATCACCGCGGGTATGGCGCAGTTCGGTGGGGTCAACACCCAGGACATGTGGGGCCCGGCGCAGTTCGGGCGGTGGAAGTGGCACGACCCGGATGCCCACGTGCAGCTGTTGGCGGATAACAACACCCGGATCTGGGTGTTCAGCCCGCAGACGCTGACCTGTAGCGATCCCGCGGCGATGATCGGCTATTGCGATCAGGCGCAGGGCAGCAACCGTGCGTTCTACTCGCACTATCGCAGCCTCGGCGGCCG
This genomic interval carries:
- a CDS encoding alpha/beta hydrolase family protein, with translation MTSMRWDMRLGERSDGKLIRGERSDGKSLLQSAIRKTVQATCAALLALGLWSTAGAPAHADGIEYLQVPSAAMGRDIPVAFQAGGPHAVYLLDAFNAAPEVSNWVNAGAFNTLAGKGISVAAPAGGAFSMYTNWEQDGSKQWETFLSQELPDWLAANKGLAPTGHGVVGAAQGGTAALTLAEFHPDRFRYAGSMSGFLTVGNTFLNGAITAGMAQFGGVNTQDMWGPAQFGRWKWHDPDAHVQLLADNNTRIWVFSPQTLTCSDPAAMIGYCDQAQGSNRAFYSHYRSLGGRNGHFDFPTGGQHDWSSWGPQLAALSGDLSAAIR
- a CDS encoding esterase family protein translates to QSSFYSDWYKPACGKSGCTTYKWETFLTSELPAWLQTNRQVKPTGGAAVGLSMAGSAAMTLAIYHPQQFIYAGSMSGFLNLSEGWWPFLVNISMGDAGGYKADDMWGKTGDPGNAWKRNDPFVNINQLIANNTRLWVYCGNGTPSELSGGASAGNLFNAKFLEGLTIRTNKTFRDTYIANGGTNAVFNFPENGVHDWPYWGQQLQAMKPDMQRVLGAVPTA